One window of the Populus nigra chromosome 4, ddPopNigr1.1, whole genome shotgun sequence genome contains the following:
- the LOC133692195 gene encoding uncharacterized protein LOC133692195 isoform X6: MVQTRPHRYVKDQRIATTAMDPRSSYFHHTKYANPPSPTLPLLPPPPPPYRNNLSFHHHINFLAPPPPPPQQLRPPQTPQFSPRNPQFSYNHSPNHPQIHDNYHHQLSHHDLPHFTQLPRVSHQFNDERLPPRRLPESDHRVHEPRPDFRVLRNDRQTRHELEGNPNPNSRLIQDRNIVIDRESEHYHIRGEFGSNSDRSSAGDFRTVSNQVRGFESNSGNYENRRRLNYDYHDKGSENQSWFRDREVVREPRDSSIEFGSNEIGDGETRIATGKREHYRSREGNLEVERHGGKRSREGSYEFKRTPRKQVQKKSALLRIQQPSYRNREDERLPYSGYVDDTKSSSFRGKDQESGFFRGKDKDKVIHTDRGMGEGEREGSPVELDVSFKSNSLVAKAILTPSSTTVGASETILTPRNSKVRKVLVPAKDKDSINSSMNKPSKVAVEVGKGASVASKASSSDKDLKKSREGVIASGITNVRDSSSPPLKNRVEMPMKRTVAVRIGTPGKISSLSGKKKKVVKRVVKKVVSHNSTLSSSQPTKTRDEPVKADSFAHTPAEPRDTDKAATVADVNSQPCPIEATVIPENERMERFEKFMESGQAGAGAYSGNLFAYNSSGKKSCSRSPLGSSNHNETKFGESFVNGDCAKALHAIPNIDNSLTKSLDEIISSDIGGVEDVSNQPCQNGDSCLLENNAVRGSLKVMNSIEGNTDFGLLSIEKTIIHEDPMYSCIPVMGLDVASINSQQRITVSDKGTSDIGCKEPCRNQGSPLAESGITDFLQGASFPVGSNEIFAVSISEETGSQNAVIRLNQGVGTILGSPNCFTNVEEIDISGHGTGDGMGEELSQDGAAKTLESEPIRGSLDTKVSTSGGEDEANDIKKNDKKIEMPQSDLSRTDVPDMHLEPANMVTSTTAHWVDTTLRLCFEDDGTATCTFSGAQFVDAGSQSCSNVVSVLHEGSLTDVSAAKVSVRSSADVGQRGVSQRNEKNRKSSAPQLELCSPVESDADEGPVFAGNSTSGMEVPSNSGDSLTLPKGEVVVSDMDSLCTSDLLLAQKGIALLENGSAGEHLSSVASIKDAFEVDGLKDVQSHLSVEELAVKKVQSHSLFVSVGEDIINTIPVVVGGRNQNDSMDIDAVEGAKVDIDAAEEQVGTESVTDHCQIPSKLQTRYLDENMPSIDVDDGGFHGAKNDSPCMSNNPSSFGDGFGVSLTNSGDELMENVPETLSDRGSPETLPDVMGTSLSKNSVEKIHENDDKIAAERPVINVCSDSSMSISSSQNAKVVLNLDHAVERDQLLTGKTGHLPSQDSKITTQMPNAKSGDLYGKKNQSSHPISKIYSGRSSFVFSASKSSASSSRISKTRTWHRNDNCSDSAPPPNKAFSSTVPAQRQFPRKGDKSQRTSYIRKGNSLVRKPTSVAQSPGPHALSSSVYQLNSSGTDEPKKSAGSDSRIDLADPLNVLRTGGMDASFEKPRTPSLSSVSKISNRASNSFGGRASSPLAEHLHSLCTETVTVPAKLLESNDVPKSSDDVLKISGSPITQNSQISNLECHSDPNDGNTVALVNGKSLTYVKRKSNQLVASSNPCASSVQNAHNTSSDSYYKRRKNQLIRTSLESQIKQTASIPDESLNSEGQTALNSFSRNFSKRRLRKVVTKTCKPSKLSLVWTLHGAQLSKNDGDSSHCGKVLPHLFPWKRATYRRSSLPNSSSISDHSSLSTIGRKLLLLRKRNTEYTRSKHGFSLRKSKVLSVGGSSLKWSKSIEKHSKKANEEATLAVAAAERKKREQRGAAHVACPTKSRNISRERIFRVGSVRYKMDSSRQTLQRISDDESSCAGALQKEKDAKKLYIPRRLMIGKDEYVRIGNGNQLIRDPKKRTRILASEKVQWSLHTARSRLARKRKYCQFFTRFGKCNKDDGKCPFIHDSSKIAVCTKFLNGLCFNPDCKLTHKVIPERMPDCSYFLQGLCTNKNCPYRHVHVNPNASTCEGFLRGYCADGNECLKKHSYVCPSFEAIGSCPQGSKCKLHHPKNRTKEKKSKRSRENNAQGRYFGLMHINATKTRNAVPGKLYVQDNDTICFKGIADYISLDVSDEEVVENNNPGDLHTAFGDSDPLNLQLGDLDKLIKPVRIMNI; the protein is encoded by the exons ATGGTCCAAACGCGGCCACACAGATACGTCAAAGATCAAAGAATAGCTACCACCGCTATGGATCCTCGATCTTCCTATTTCCATCACACAAAGTACGCCAATCCTCCTTCTCCTACTCTTCCTCTTCTcccccctccccctcctccTTACCGTAACAACCTTAGTTTTCATCACCATATCAACTTCCTTGCACCACCGCCGCCACCTCCACAACAACTCCGTCCACCACAAACACCACAATTCTCCCCTCGGAACCCTCAATTCTCCTATAACCATAGCCCTAATCACCCCCAAATTCACGATAACTATCACCACCAGCTGTCGCACCATGACCTCCCTCACTTCACTCAATTGCCTAGGGTTTCTCATCAATTCAACGACGAGCGTCTGCCGCCGCGTCGTTTACCCGAATCCGACCACCGTGTTCATGAACCCCGACCTGATTTTAGGGTTCTGCGTAATGATCGGCAAACTAGGCATGAATTGGAAGGTAATCCCAATCCTAATTCTAGACTTATTCAGGACCGTAATATCGTGATTGATCGTGAGAGCGAGCATTATCATATTCGTGGTGAATTTGGATCGAATTCTGATAGATCTTCTGCTGGCGATTTTCGAACTGTATCGAATCAAGTGAGGGGTTTTGAGTCAAATTCGGGGAATTATGAGAATAGACGTCGTTTGAATTATGATTATCATGATAAGGGGAGTGAGAATCAGAGTTGGTTTCGTGATAGAGAGGTCGTGAGAGAACCGCGTGATTCATCGATTGAATTTGGTAGTAATGAGATTGGTGATGGTGAAACTAGGATTGCTACTGGGAAACGTGAGCATTATAGGAGTAGAGAAGGGAATTTGGAGGTGGAAAGGCATGGTGGTAAAAGAAGTAGAGAGGGTAGTTATGAGTTCAAGAGGACTCCTAGGAAGCAGGTACAGAAAAAGAGTGCTCTACTTAGGATTCAACAGCCTAGTTACAGGAACAGAGAGGATGAGAGATTGCCTTACTCAGGTTATGTTGATGATACCAAATCTAGTTCTTTTAGAGGTAAAGATCAGGAATCTGGTTTTTTTAGAGGTAAAGATAAAGATAAGGTTATACACACAGATCGTGGGATGGGAGAGGGAGAAAGAGAGGGAAGCCCAGTAGAGCTTGATGTGTCTTTTAAGTCTAATTCATTGGTAGCCAAGGCAATTTTGACGCCTTCTTCAACTACAGTGGGTGCTTCTGAAACGATTTTGACACCTAGGAATAGTAAAGTTAGGAAAGTGCTGGTCCCTGCTAAGGATAAGGACAGTATTAATTCATCAATGAATAAACCCAGCAAGGTTGCAGTAGAAGTGGGCAAAGGTGCAAGTGTTGCAAGTAAAGCTTCCAGTTCTGACAAGGATCTAAAGAAGTCCAGAGAGGGAGTTATAGCTTCTGGTATTACTAATGTGCGAGATAGTAGTTCACCGCCTCTAAAGAATAGAGTGGAGATGCCTATGAAGAGGACTGTGGCTGTTAGAATTGGAACGCCTGGGAAAATATCTTCACTCagtggaaagaagaaaaaagttgtcAAGAGAGTAGTGAAGAAAGTTGTAAGCCATAATTCAACTTTATCTAGTTCACAACCAACAAAAACTCGTGATGAACCTGTGAAAGCAGATAGCTTTGCCCATACTCCAGCTGAGCCCCGTGACACTGACAAGGCTGCAACTGTGGCTGATGTTAATTCACAGCCTTGTCCAATTGAAGCTACAGTGATACCTGAGAATGAGAGGATGGAGAGATTTGAAAAGTTTATGGAATCAGGGCAGGCTGGTGCCGGAGCATATTCTGGCAATTTATTTGCATATAATAGCAGTGGAAAGAAGAGCTGCTCACGTTCTCCCTTGGGCTCTTCAAATCACAACGAAACCAAATTTGGTGAGAGTTTTGTAAATGGTGATTGTGCCAAAGCCTTGCATGCTATCCCAAATATTGACAACAGTTTAACAAAATCTCTGGATGAAATTATTAGCTCTGATATTGGTGGTGTTGAAGATGTCAGCAACCAGCCTTGTCAGAATGGAGATTCTTGCTTACTTGAGAACAATGCAGTGAGGGGATCTCTCAAGGTTATGAATTCTATTGAGGGCAATACTGATTTTGGTTTATTAAGTATAGAAAAAACGATAATTCATGAGGATCCTATGTATTCATGTATCCCTGTGATGGGTTTAGATGTTGCTTCAATCAACTCACAACAGAGAATTACGGTTTCTGACAAGGGGACATCTGATATTGGTTGCAAGGAACCCTGTAGAAATCAGGGTAGCCCATTAGCTGAGAGTGGCATCACTGATTTCCTTCAGGGTGCTAGTTTCCCTGTAGGAAGCAATGAAATTTTCGCTGTATCCATTTCAGAGGAAACAGGAAGTCAGAATGCTGTCATACGCCTCAATCAGGGAGTAGGGACCATTTTGGGTTCACCAAACTGCTTTACTAATGTAGAAGAAATTGATATCTCCGGCCATGGAACTGGTGATGGTATGGGTGAGGAGCTATCTCAAGATGGGGCTGCTAAAACATTGGAGAGTGAACCCATCAGAGGTTCTCTAGACACCAAGGTTTCTACAAGTGGCGGCGAGGACGAGGCAAATGACATTAAGAAGaacgataaaaaaattgaaatgccTCAGTCAGATTTATCAAGGACAGATGTACCTGACATGCATTTGGAGCCTGCAAATATGGTCACCAGTACCACTGCACATTGGGTGGACACAACTTTGAGATTATGTTTTGAAGATGATGGTACAGCTACGTGTACATTTTCTGGTGCTCAATTTGTGGATGCTGGCTCACAATCTTGTAGTAATGTTGTCAGTGTTCTTCATGAGGGCAGTTTAACAGATGTTTCAGCGGCTAAGGTTTCTGTCAGGAGTAGTGCTGATGTTGGTCAAAGAGGGGTATCACAAAGGAATGAAAAGAATAGAAAGTCCTCAGCTCCTCAACTGGAATTGTGTTCTCCAGTAGAATCTGATGCTGATGAGGGACCTGTATTTGCAGGTAACTCTACATCAGGTATGGAAGTGCCATCCAATTCTGGTGATAGTCTAACACTGCCAAAAGGGGAAGTTGTAGTGTCTGATATGGATTCTCTGTGTACTTCTGATTTGCTATTGGCGCAGAAGGGGATCGCGTTGCTTGAAAATGGTTCAGCAGGGGAGCATTTAAGCTCTGTGGCTTCTATCAAAGATGCATTTGAAGTTGATGGTCTAAAAGATGTTCAATCTCATTTGTCTGTTGAGGAACTGGCAGTTAAAAAAGTGCAATCACATAGTCTATTTGTATCGGTAGGCGAGGACATCATAAACACCATTCCAGTTGTGGTTGGAGGTAGGAATCAAAATGATTCCATGGATATTGATGCTGTTGAGGGAGCCAAAGTGGACATTGATGCTGCAGAAGAGCAAGTTGGTACTGAGAGTGTGACTGATCATTGCCAAATCCCTTCAAAACTTCAGACCCGGTACTTGGATGAAAATATGCCCAGTATAGATGTGGATGATGGCGGGTTTCATGGTGCAAAGAATGATTCGCCTTGTATGTCAAACAATCCATCTTCATTTGGAGATGGCTTTGGAGTTTCCTTAACCAATTCCGGTGATGAACTTATGGAGAATGTACCTGAGACACTGTCTGATAGGGGTTCTCCAGAAACTTTGCCTGATGTCATGGGCACATCCCTCAGCAAAAATTCAGTTGAAAAGATTCATGAGAATGATGATAAAATTGCAGCTGAGAGGCCTGTAATCAATGTTTGTTCTGACTCATCTATGAGTATTTCAAGTTCACAAAATGCTaaagttgttttaaatttggatCATGCAGTGGAACGTGATCAGTTGTTGACTGGGAAGACAGGGCATTTGCCTTCACAGGATTCCAAAATTACAACTCAGATGCCAAATGCCAAGAGTGGGGATTTATATGGAAAGAAGAACCAAAGTAGTCATCCTATTTCTAAGATTTATTCAGGTCgctcatcttttgttttttctgctTCAAAGAGTTCAGCTTCTTCATCTCGCATCTCAAAAACTCGAACATGGCATCGAAATGATAATTGCTCTGATTCTGCTCCGCCACCAAACAAGGCTTTCTCGAGCACTGTTCCTGCGCAAAGGCAATTTCCTAGAAAAGGCGATAAGTCCCAGCGCACCTCTTACATTCGCAAGGGTAACAGTCTTGTCAGAAAACCTACTTCAGTTGCTCAATCCCCAGGTCCCCATGCTTTGAGTTCTTCTGTATATCAGCTCAACTCTTCTGGTACTGATGAACCAAAGAAGAGTGCTGGCTCTGACAGTAGAATTGATCTTGCTGATCCTCTCAATGTTTTGAGAACAGGAGGAATGGATGCTTCTTTTGAGAAACCGAGAACACCTTCACTATCTAGTGTCTCTAAAATATCAAATCGAGCAAGCAACTCTTTCGGGGGTCGTGCATCTTCACCATTAGCTGAACATCTTCACTCTCTTTGTACTGAAACCGTAACGGTCCCAGCAAAATTGTTGGAAAGCAATGACGTTCCAAAGTCTTCTGATGATGTGTTGAAAATTTCAGGATCTCCAATTACTCAAAATAGCCAAATTAGTAATTTGGAATGTCACAGTGATCCAAATGATGGGAATACCGTGGCTTTAGTAAATGGCAAGAGCCTAACATATGTTAAGCGAAAATCAAATCAGTTGGTTGCATCTTCAAATCCTTGCGCGTCTTCTGTTCAAAATGCTCATAACACATCATCTGATAGCTATTACAAGAGGAGGAAAAATCAGCTAATTAGGACTTCACTGGAAAGTCAGATCAAGCAGACAGCCAGCATCCCTGATGAAAGTTTAAATTCAGAGGGACAGACTGCTCTTAACTCTTTCAGCAGAAATTTTAGTAAGAGACGACTGCGTAAAG TTGTGACAAAGACTTGTAAACCTTCTAAGTTGTCTTTAGTCTGGACACTGCATGGTGCACAGTTATCAAAGAATGATGGTGATTCGTCGCATTGTGGGAAGGTCTTGCCTCATTTGTTTCCCTGGAAAAGAGCAACCTATAGGAGAAGTTCCTTGCCAAATTCGTCTTCCATTTCTGATCATAGTTCCTTATCTACAATTGG CAGGAAATTGCTACTTTTAAGAAAGAGGAATACAGAGTACACGAGGTCAAAACATGGATTTTCACTTAGAAAATCCAAGGTATTAAGTGTTGGTGGGTCTAGTTTAAAATGGTCAAAATCCATTGAAAAGCACTCAAAGAAAGCCAATGAG GAAGCTACCCTGGCTGTTGCTGCagcagagagaaagaaaagggaacaGAGAGGTGCTGCACACGTTGCTTGTCCAACAAAGAGTAGAAACATTTCTC GAGAACGCATTTTCCGTGTTGGTTCAGTACGCTACAAAATGGATTCTTCAAGGCAGACTCTTCAGAGGATATCAG ATGATGAGTCATCGTGCGCCGGAGcccttcaaaaagaaaaggatgccaAGAAGCTGTATATTCCTAGGAGATTAATGATTGGGAAAGATGA ATATGTTCGAATTGGCAATGGTAACCAGCTCATAAGAGATCCCAAGAAGCGAACTCGCATTTTGGCCAGTGAAAAAGTACAATGGAGTTTGCACACTGCAAGATCACGATTGGCCAGAAAGCGAAAGTACTGTCAATTTTTCACAAGATTTGGAAAATGCAACAAAGATGATGGGAAATGTCCTTTCATTCATGATTCCTCCAAAATTGCTGTCTGCACAAAGTTTTTGAATGGTTTATGTTTCAATCCTGACTGCAAATTGACTCATAAG GTCATTCCTGAAAGGATGCCTGATTGTTCTTACTTTTTGCAAG GCCTTTGTACCAATAAAAACTGCCCTTATAGACACGTGCATGTCAACCCAAATGCTTCTACCTGCGAGGGATTTCTCAGGGGCTATTGTGCTGATGGGAATGAG TGTCTGAAGAAGCACAGCTATGTCTGCCCCTCCTTTGAAGCAATAGGATCCTGTCCTCAAGGATCCAAATGCAAGCTACACCACCCCAAAAACAGAacgaaggaaaagaaaagcaagcgATCACGAGAGAACAATGCACAAGGGCGATATTTTGGCTTGATGCACATCAATGCCACTAAGACGAGAAATGCAGTGCCTGGAAAGCTCTATGTGCAAGATAATGATACCATTTGTTTTAAAGGAATTGCTGATTATATCAGCCTTGATGTTAGTGATGAAGAGGTGGTAGAAAATAACAATCCAGGTGATCTGCATACAGCATTCGGTGATAGTGACCCCTTGAACTTGCAATTAGGTGATCTTGATAAGTTAATTAAACCAGTCCGTATAATGAACATCTAA